ctcgtcgtcacatgcccgcactatacaacaccccttaagggtaacacgtagcgtccattgctttgtgcgtgcaagttatatgaacgaatcgcataaaatttaaaaaatttatatttaaaattaaatgacaaattaataaattaatattaatttcataattttagggcgaaaaatcgaaaatttattattaaattgatttccgattaacatggattcaagtttaggtcataaaaatttaaaatttatcataaatttacaatttttatggtggtttttaatcataggtatctaattaaattataattaattatgaaaatcaaattaattctaaattattctaattttcaacaaattaatcataattacaaattagattgcataattaacaaggctaggcattcaaacttgttaaacatatacagtaggtcaatcaaaaattcaagatttatcaacaagaatcgcaaatatttaatttaacatcttcgaaaagtcatagttaggcttcgaatttgagaattctgggttcggcagaaaaatattatttttgtcaaaattttagaatgcgttttacatgcggaattgacacaaaaatcactcgatttggatgagtaacgaagaaactgccgaaaaactgcgtacgtataattaaataaaggcaatttgcaattaattaacaattacgaaaattaatcaccccttttaattcttgcaaatttgtaatatttaaccatgttcatgcaatttagattatgaaaataataagaggctcgtgataccactgttaggttatgatacatatgacaattcataaatcatgcggaaaaaccatttagccaggaatacatattatttacacataatcatatagcatagtttagatgcacactctttgttgcgtgccttccctagctgcgcccgaaccgaacaagaacaagtctttaggactccaagtgtcgtccctccgtagatagtccacagcacgtccggatccgccttaagattgaccaactagaatcgcccttaaggtactaataatttcggcacttttaggcaaggtatgtgactgaatttttctctcaaaaactcactttgaatacttgaataatctatgtaaatatgtgaccctaggcacctatttatagagttatggaaaaggttttggaatcctattaggatactaatttatttaattataatcctactaggactctaattaaataatcattatctaatagttttaggatttaatcatatttcgaatcccgattgctttaggattcccgcacaagcattgcatgagcatcgtacacccgcgcaagccttgcggcccacgctaggcgcacagcgctcggcccactgctgtgctctcgcgcgcgcgcccctggccttggctgggcctggccttgcgctgggcctggtcgaggcttggcatgcgatggtgcgtgttggctcgctgggcgatggcctggcttcgtgctgggccttcgtctagcgggcctcgtccgatgctaattcgtacgatacgcttccgattaaattcccgattccggaattcatttccgatacgaataatatttaatatttccgattccggaatcaatttccgtttcgaacaaatatttaatatttccgttttcggaattattttccgattccgataatatttccgattctgacaatatttccgtttccggcaatatttccgattccggcaatatttccatttccgataatattttctgatacgtaccatgtttccgtttccggcaacatctacgacttggataatatttatatttccgatacgatccatatttccgtttccggcaatatcatcgtttccggagtattcatttcttgtctgtgacgatctcagctcccactgaaaccaagatccgtcgattccgaatatccatagatggagtatttaatgccattaaatacttgatccgtttacgtactatttgtgtgaccctacgggttcagtcaagagtaagctgtggattaatatcattaattccacttgaactgaagcggcctctagctaggcattcagctcacttgatctcactgaattattaacttgttaattaatactaaaccgcatatattagacttatgattgaatgtatacttggaccaagggaattatttccttcaagaagaaggggcattggaagagagattgcttgaagctaaaggaagatcagaagaacggaacagtcgttccatcttcaggtattttcgttatagactctatacttgctaattcaacttcttgggtattagatacaggttgtggctcacacttatgttccaatccagatggactaagaagaagtagaaagttaagcaagggtgaagtcgacctacgagtgggaaatggagcacggattgctgcattagctgtaggaacttattatttgtcgttgccctccgggctagttttggaactggaagagtgtttccatgttccaagtcttactaaaaacatcatttcagtttcttgcttagacgctaagggattttcctttttaataaaagacaatagttgttcgttttattttaaagagatgttttatggatctgctagattagtcaatggactttatttattagatcacgacaaacaagtatataacataaataccaaaaaggccaaaaaggatgattcagatctcacctatctgtggcattgtcgattaggccatataaacttgaagcgcttagaaagacttcaaaaggaaggaattctagaaccatttgtcttagaggattatggtaaatgcgaatcatgtttacttggcaaaatgacaaagcaacctttctctaaagttggagaaagagcaaatgaactattgggtttaatccatacagatgtatgtggaccaatgagtacaaatgctagaggtggtttcagctactttatcactttcactgatgacttcagtagatatggttatgtctacctaatgaagcataagtctgaatcctttgacaaattcaaggaatttcagagtgaagtagagaatcaattaggcaagaagattaaggcactgcggtctgatagaggcggtgaatatctgagctatgaatttgatgaccatctgaaagaatgtggaattctatcagaattgactcctcctggaacaccacaatggaacggtgtgtcggaacggaggaacagaaccttgctagacatggtcaggtcaatgatgggtcaggccaaacttccattagaattttggggacatgcactaaatacagctgcacttactataaatagagctccgtctaaagctgtcgaaaagactccatatgaattatggtttggaaagcctccaaatgtgtcttttctgaagatttggggatgtgaagtatacgtcaaacgattaatttcagacaaacttcatccaaaatctgacaaatgtatccttgtgggctatccaaaggaaacaaaggggtattacttctacaatacatcaaagaacaaggtgtttgttcctcgagatggtgtctttttggagaaagatcacatttccaaaatgacaagtgggagaaaagtagacctcgaagaaattcgagtcgaacaacaaactctagagaatgctcaagatgacattcaggatgaaactcagagatctttagaagaatctggtgagaatcatggtcaatctagaaatgttacccctcgtagatcgcaaagatatagatctcaaccggaaaggtacttaggtattttgacgaacgagagctatgacgttctattacttgaaagtgatgaacctgcgacttacaaacaagctatgacgagccctagctccaagcaatggcaagaagccatgcaatctgaattagactccatcactagtagaaaaaacccctgttgcagccccctttttgcagcgtacatgtataaatacgattcaacaaccagtcggtcaacgcgggtcaaaccctttaaagggttatcgcagcgtacattttagttgttcgcagcaaatgtgtttgttgcagcgtacaaaataaaagcccgcagcaataacccgactttattgcagcgtacatgttattgcccgctgcaataagTCCGGGTTTCAAAATTTTTTACTTTCCTAGGTTGCAACAAACCGCGCTCAAACGAGCGGGCTCAAACGTACGTTTTTCCTTCTCTGCTAGCTCCAAGatttttcccttaaacaaatatccaagcaagccgtcgaactcagccgtcgaactcagccctgcgtcgtcgtcgaactcagccctgcgtcgccgtcgaacccaagcgttgctcagccctgcatcgctgtcttcgccggtgtttggtgttctcgcctcatctcccccatcccgttcaattctcgcgcggcctgtcactgaaagatatattcttggtcggccgggggttcagcatctccccgtcgcgtcgtggttccggtggttgctcggcgtcgtggttccggtggtttcggtatggtgtgttcaatttttattttcgttttttattttcgttttcagattagggttcaattttagtttttgattttcttttttattgttgtttttgattttcgtttttgattttcgttttgattttcgtttttgattttcgttttgattttcgttttgattttcgttttgattttgatttttttggcaaAGGACTAAAAATGGCGACAGAGGAGAAGTTAAAGAAGAGTGAAGAACAAACCCAACTCTTGGAAACGGTCTCCGCCACCGTCTCCGCCGTTTCCACGGCCAAATATGTCGAtgatgtcattttagctcttcaTTCCGTCGCTCTCCTCATTTTCCCTATCGACACTTCCTCTCTTTCAGGAGGGGCACAAAAACAACTCCATTTTTtcgtttaattaaatttaatatctccattttttttgcaatttttCTTCTCaagttcattacttttgaagcACCCATTATTCAAAAATGTTGAAAGAAATCGTAATTTTGAACTATATTAATCTGGAAAACTCAAGAATTTGCCTGTTTAATTATTCTGGGGGAATCATAATTCTTAAATTTCTAGGGTGTTAGCTTAATTTTGGGAATTGATTTAAGCATTGAATTAAAGAAGAAAACATGGGGTTTTGCTAATAATCTTGTATTTGTGTGCTCATTGATTTTGCAGGAGTAATCTCAGAGAAATACAGTGATCAGGTAACTATTTTTATTGTTATCTGACTTATAATAAGTTATCAATGTTCTTTCTTTGTCGCCTAGGAAACCCTTATTGGAACTATTAGCCTGAATGCGAACTAATTTTTACTGAAACTTGTAATTTTAGGCGAAGAGAACAAAGCCCATATATTGTTCAAGAATTCATGAATCTATGTTGTTTAATGCTTACTAGATGAATGCTAGTAAATGAGTGTATATTGTACAAATTGTTGCAATTCTTTCTAATTTACCTTCTCTCGACGATATACCCTTGCCTTTAAGAAAGTAGCATCTGTAGACTATTAACCCAACTCAAAGGAGGGGGTGGGGGTGTTCGTGTGTCTTTCGGGGTTACAGTTGTAGAATTCTAGCTTTCGTTGATGTATAATAATGTCCTTGGAATTGACATTTCAGCTCAATCAAGCAGAAGCAACCTATACGAGTGAGAGGAGGAATCAAGTGTGGGAAGTCTTCTATAAAGGAGTCTCATTTCCTACATTATCAAGATTTTTGATCTATGGTGACTTTCCTTTCATTTCTTCTGTTTTAAATCTAATTCAGTGATGTTGCTATGTTCAGTGTTCTTTTGTTACATTTTTATGATAAAATGAAGTCCGGTTGCTACTTGCTAGAAGTAAAATGTGGAATCATAAGTTCATAACCTACTAAGATCATTTTGTTGAGCGAATGGATGCATGAGGGGAATGCCTTTCAGTAAGAAAAAAGCTTATGCTCCCATCATTTTGTTAATGGTTCTTGCTTACACTGTTCTGTAAAATTAAAACTTACATAGGTACATACAATTTTCCATGCTAATCCAAATGCCTtacattttcttttcaaaagttaATAACTAGTGCAATTTCCTTAATCTATTAGCTTGTAAAGAATAGGTCAGAAGAGGAGGCAAATGGTTTGCACATGAATACAGTTGTTAAGTGGTATTTATGAAGGATGGTTTAATATATAAGTGAGAGAGAGGTTATGTCAAAGATTGTGGCCATTGATACCAAAGAGGTAAAATGTGACATGGGAATATACGAGAGGCTGGATTTGCAGTCTAGTTGGGGTTGTTTTCCATTTGTGTGAATAAAGGATTTGCCACTTGTGACTACCAGTTGTAATTGTTTTCAAATTAAGCTGCTTGAGTGAGATCGAGAAGCTTGGGTTGGTTGAAACAATTATCTGCAGCTAAAATTTTTCAAATAATAATTacaattcttcttcttttgaTTATTTGCAGATGTTGCTTCCAATTGGCTACCTTGCTTCCCTTTGACTGCAAGGAAGCTTGTTTATGATGTATTTTTCATAGAGGGTCTCGTTCTTGAGGTTGTCCAAGTCTTGATTCCTTCTCTAGGCCACAATGTCAGTGTAGTAAGATCAAATGCTGAAAGGTTGTCATTAAGTTGATGATGCACTTGTTGATTTTCAAATTTGTTCTTGCTAAGGATGATCCCGCGTATAATTCTGTCAT
This sequence is a window from Spinacia oleracea cultivar Varoflay chromosome 1, BTI_SOV_V1, whole genome shotgun sequence. Protein-coding genes within it:
- the LOC130466310 gene encoding uncharacterized protein: MSLELTFQLNQAEATYTSERRNQVWEVFYKGVSFPTLSRFLIYDVASNWLPCFPLTARKLVYDVFFIEGLVLEVVQVLIPSLGHNVSVVRSNAERLVELCLLENEGVLQLARELGAYHESKDNSNSLVNLTVSRVAQLVASVP